A single genomic interval of Phaeodactylum tricornutum CCAP 1055/1 chromosome 5, whole genome shotgun sequence harbors:
- a CDS encoding predicted protein: protein MTSTSSYSSSSSATHSFDYVIVGAGPSAMGLLLGLLDAAEHQSIGLLSIAIVDHGAFSPHSQPHRIVRDLRHWYRAAHDETSSVTNVYHGTTRSGRVLDVPVGRGRGGTSNVHAGLCLAPTRDDLAAWPAPWDTRLPQALQYVQKTLRRHGCVHDSDTARPRLRDGQGSVVAGDEAINATNVPSLRTILPCLARNNGTHIERCNYYQALVAPLLSRNSSRAPKLHWFDGWQAQRLLFDEKQNIDKSSLRVSGVVCERNGILQILYARREIILCAGAIETPVLLLASGVGQRNDLAAAGIPSTVSEHYRGAVGHNLRDHVLIPRVYVTWPCWKPTLSLNGVEAIWQLAVHQAQFQIVVMDAAVYSDVLPYVVTNVLRGSRAWPVVGCIQSWLLHALRVLLQCVIAYTPMYWLLRSCVTTVGIFHMNPASTGKITVTLARTRSTLTSPPSAEGVQRRNLDIQIELPYLRDPDDVAVARVGWVTCTALVSQLIGGLSLPPNGLVHKRWFERFALATCQPYFHWHGTCAIQRNQQETNWVTDWQLRLRDVGGVRICDASIMASPISVPPGLTLAALGYAFAALLLEDRRQVHEFADSQP, encoded by the coding sequence ATGACTTCCACATCGTCGTactcttcctcgtcgtcggcgacgcATTCGTTTGATTATGTAATCGTAGGGGCGGGTCCGTCGGCCATGGGACTCTTGCTCGGCCTCCTCGACGCCGCGGAGCACCAGTCGATTGGCCTCCTCTCGATCGCCATTGTGGATCACGGTGCATTCTCCCCACATTCCCAACCCCACCGGATCGTCCGTGACCTCCGTCACTGGTACCGCGCCGCACACGACGAAACCTCGAGCGTCACGAACGTCTACCACGGAACGACTCGGTCGGGACGAGTCTTGGACGTGCCGGTAGGGCGGGGGAGGGGTGGCACTTCCAACGTTCACGCTGGACTCTGTCTAGCCCCCACCCGTGACGACTTGGCCGCCTGGCCCGCTCCATGGGATACACGGCTCCCGCAAGCCCTACAATACGTCCAAAAGACGCTTCGTCGTCACGGATGTGTCCACGATTCCGATACGGCGCGACCGCGACTGCGTGACGGTCAAGGGAGCGTCGTCGCCGGTGACGAAGCTATCAACGCCACGAACGTTCCATCGCTCCGAACTATTCTTCCCTGCTTGGCACGAAATAACGGGACACACATAGAACGCTGCAACTACTACCAAGCGTTGGTAGCTCCGCTGCTCTCCCGCAATTCCTCACGGGCCCCCAAGCTACATTGGTTTGACGGATGGCAAGCCCAACGGTTGCTCTTCGACGAAAAACAGAACATTGACAAATCGTCATTGAGAGTCAGCGGAGTTGTGTGCGAGCGAAATGGTATACTCCAGATCTTGTACGCTCGTCGAGAAATTATCTTGTGTGCCGGGGCGATAGAAACTCCCGTCCTACTCTTGGCGTCCGGCGTGGGTCAGAGGAACGATCTGGCCGCTGCTGGAATTCCTTCGACCGTCTCGGAACATTATCGAGGAGCCGTCGGCCACAACTTGCGCGATCATGTTCTTATCCCCCGAGTCTACGTCACTTGGCCGTGCTGGAAACCCACGCTGTCGCTGAATGGCGTCGAAGCCATATGGCAATTGGCCGTTCACCAAGCACAATTTCAAATTGTCGTGATGGACGCTGCGGTCTATTCCGACGTACTACCCTACGTTGTCACTAACGTGCTTCGTGGTTCGAGGGCGTGGCCCGTCGTTGGGTGCATCCAATCTTGGCTACTCCATGCTCTGCGCGTACTTTTGCAGTGCGTCATCGCTTACACCCCAATGTACTGGTTGCTCCGGTCCTGTGTCACGACAGTGGGAATTTTTCACATGAACCCCGCTTCGACTGGAAAAATCACTGTTACACTCGCACGGACTCGTTCAACGCTCACTTCCCCACCATCAGCAGAGGGTGTTCAGAGACGTAATCTAGACATCCAAATAGAGCTGCCCTACCTTCGGGATCCAGACGACGTGGCGGTCGCCCGGGTTGGCTGGGTGACCTGTACTGCTCTAGTCAGCCAACTGATAGGGGGGCTTTCACTTCCTCCGAATGGGTTGGTGCATAAGCGATGGTTCGAACGCTTCGCCCTAGCGACATGTCAACCGTATTTCCACTGGCACGGTACCTGTGCTATTCAACGAAACCAGCAAGAGACGAACTGGGTGACCGATTGGCAACTGCGCCTACGGGATGTTGGGGGTGTACGTATTTGTGATGCGTCAATTATGGCTAGTCCTATTTCTGTACCCCCGGGATTGACGCTGGCCGCGTTGGGGTACGCATTTGCTGCGCTACTATTAGAAGATAGGCGTCAAGTCCATGAATTTGCAGATTCGCAACCGTGA